TTGTTGTGTCTTAATTTGGCTGCTCAAAACGCCCGGTATCTTCTTGAGCATTATCCTTTTTATCGCGATCTATTACATGATCGATCATCGCCCCAACCGTGCAGAAATTGATTCTCTACGGTCATCAGTCATCTTATCCGTAGAAGATATCGAAGATATCGAGGAACAATATAATCGCTTTGCACACGGATCAGATGCTTCCAGTATTGCTGATCGCACACTAAAACGCCCCGAACTGCTCAATACTTTTAGTACCGTTCCTGAGATCGAAAGTTTCCACTATTTACTTTCGAATTCAGACCGCTTTATTCAACGTGTACGTCTTCATCTCAACAAGTCTCTGAATACCTCTCAGTTAGAAAAACTTCTCGACATCACCGATCAGAGAGCATCTCAACTTCAGCAGGCGTGGACCGACGCACGCCAAGCCGCGCGTCGGCACACTGAAAACTAGCTTTCAGATTAGTTTTTCTTCAAGCCGGCCAGATTGATATTTCCCGAGGCGACGATTCGTGAGGGCCCAGTCAAAGTTGATTCATCCCCCTGAATCGTCACCGTGACCTTACCGCCTGGAACCACTACAACCACTTCCCCATCGGCATATCCGGCATCAGCTAATGCCGCGCGAGCTGTAGCCACAGTGCCAGTTCCGCAGCTTCGAGTTTCTCCAACTCCTCGCTCAAAAACACGCATATGCGTAACGCCTTGAACTAAAGGCGTAGCGATTTCGACGTTTACACCTTCTGGGAAAAACATCGAGTCAAATGATGGTTTGACTAAATCAAGATTTTTAATATCTTCTCGACTGTACCCAGGGACAACACATGCTAGGTGCGGGTTACCCATATCAACGCCCAAACCAGCGAATTGTTGCGACCCAATTGTGCATGTAGATACGCCTGTGACTTCCGCCGATCCCATAGCAACCGTAACTTCAGCCTGTGAATCATCAAAGCTACGTACTTTGACAAAACGTGCCCCGGCGCGGGTACCTACAACAAACTCGTCTTCGTCCTTAATCCCATGCGCTCGTACCCAATGTGCAAAGACTCGCGTTCCATTACCACACATTTGAGCAGTTGATCCATCTGCATTGTAGTAATCCATAAACACATCGGTCGCTGCTACTCCATCTGGAAGGGCTGTAAGAACTCCTGTATTAAGCAGCGCTTGAGCTGTTGCTACGCGTAGAAGTCCGTCGCCACCAATTCCACTTCGGCGATCACATAGTGCAGCAATAAAATCTGGTGTGAGCTGAATTTTCGCATCTAAGTCGGGGATGATAACGAAATCGTTTTCCGTGCCGTGCCCTTTATAGAAGGCCAACTGTGCATCGTGAGCGTTCATATAGGTCATACCAGCAATGATAACGCCATAGAGCAAGTATCTCCGCTCGCATCGATCCAATGGATCCTTGGATCACGTTTAAACCAGCTTCGTTGCCTGCGTACGTAGCGACGAGTTCCGATTTTAGTGTGCTCAATCATCTCATCGACGCTTAGTTCTCCGGCAAAATTTTGAAGTACTTGCGCATACCCAATTGCACGGCCAGCAGTCGAATCAGCTATAAGGCCTTCTCCTACGAGATTTTCTACCTCGTGGACGAATCCTTTCTCAAACATCAGCTCTGTACGAAGATCGATTCGCGGGTTAAGCCACTCTGCATTGGTCTCTAACCCAATAATCTGGGTATTCCAACGTGGCGGGGCATCCTTAGGAGGCTGACTTGCGTTGAAGGGTTTTCCCGTCAACTCAATAACTTCTAACGCCCGTACAGTTCGACGAGGGTCCTTAAGCTCGATGATTCTAGCTGCTTGAGGATCTTTTTTCGCCAATATTGCGTGAAGCGCTTCGACGCCAACCTCATTAAGTTTTGTTTCCCATTTCGCGCGCACGGAGGGATCAGTGGGCGGGAACTGCCAATCGTCGACAAGCGATTGCACATAAAGCATAGATCCGCCAACTAAAATGGGGGTCTTGCCACGGCGTTGAATGTCTTCTACCACTGCAATCGCTTGGCTTTGATAACGCGCAACCGACGCAGTATCAGAGATATCCCACACATCAAGCAAGTGATGCACGATGCCTTCGCGTTCCTCAAGTGTGAGCTTGGCAGTACCGATATCCATGCCTTTATAAAGCTGCATCGAATCGACGTTTACTA
The sequence above is drawn from the Corynebacterium rouxii genome and encodes:
- the dapF gene encoding diaminopimelate epimerase, which translates into the protein MTYMNAHDAQLAFYKGHGTENDFVIIPDLDAKIQLTPDFIAALCDRRSGIGGDGLLRVATAQALLNTGVLTALPDGVAATDVFMDYYNADGSTAQMCGNGTRVFAHWVRAHGIKDEDEFVVGTRAGARFVKVRSFDDSQAEVTVAMGSAEVTGVSTCTIGSQQFAGLGVDMGNPHLACVVPGYSREDIKNLDLVKPSFDSMFFPEGVNVEIATPLVQGVTHMRVFERGVGETRSCGTGTVATARAALADAGYADGEVVVVVPGGKVTVTIQGDESTLTGPSRIVASGNINLAGLKKN
- the miaA gene encoding tRNA (adenosine(37)-N6)-dimethylallyltransferase MiaA: MDNPTTPIAVVGPTASGKSALGVALAHHFNGEVVNVDSMQLYKGMDIGTAKLTLEEREGIVHHLLDVWDISDTASVARYQSQAIAVVEDIQRRGKTPILVGGSMLYVQSLVDDWQFPPTDPSVRAKWETKLNEVGVEALHAILAKKDPQAARIIELKDPRRTVRALEVIELTGKPFNASQPPKDAPPRWNTQIIGLETNAEWLNPRIDLRTELMFEKGFVHEVENLVGEGLIADSTAGRAIGYAQVLQNFAGELSVDEMIEHTKIGTRRYVRRQRSWFKRDPRIHWIDASGDTCSMALSLLV